In Croceicoccus sp. Ery15, a genomic segment contains:
- a CDS encoding penicillin-binding protein 2, whose translation MAPPPPARRYNLRTETLKMAKQRAIVIAFIFAAATAVLVLRVGMLGLFEADTAHASGSSLLVPDRGELTDRNGIPLARDFKSYALWFNPKAMEGGEPLTRPAKDIARELVRIFPDMDEADLTRRLASGKGQYLRRRILPEQANRVHAIGEPALNPPAEPSRYYPEGTLAAHVLGYVGADGGGHVGMEEVFDKQLTDPATRGAPVALAIDARVQAALEDELYRVMGLAQAKGAGGIVMDVDTGEVVALASLPTFDPNHIDERGMELMFNRVTNQVYELGSTFKPLSVAAAIDAGTVGNLARRWPTGAPLRVGRFSIRDSHTIGASLNVPEILMHSSNIGTAQIADELGSARMKAKMEQLGFNERPHIELPARGFPIWRSGEWPRLTTMTVSYGHGIAVTPLHLASAYAAMVNGGIWRPATLKKLNAGEVPQGRRVFKEATSARMRQMLRMIVTDGTGRKADAPGFRIGGKTGSAEKPGAGGYKRTSLVTTFASAFPMDNPRYVVVAMMDEPQGTAATSYQRTAAWNAAMVVGNVVPRIGPMLGVYPDDSRDIDLTDLRPLVGKDAH comes from the coding sequence ATGGCGCCGCCGCCGCCCGCGCGGCGCTATAATTTGCGCACCGAAACGCTGAAAATGGCGAAGCAGCGCGCGATCGTGATCGCCTTTATCTTCGCTGCAGCGACCGCGGTTCTGGTGCTGCGCGTCGGGATGCTCGGCCTGTTTGAGGCCGATACCGCCCATGCCAGCGGGTCCAGCCTGCTGGTGCCCGACCGCGGCGAGTTGACCGATCGCAACGGTATCCCGCTGGCGCGTGATTTCAAAAGCTATGCGCTGTGGTTCAATCCCAAGGCGATGGAAGGCGGCGAACCGCTGACCCGTCCTGCCAAAGATATCGCGCGCGAACTGGTCAGGATTTTTCCCGACATGGACGAGGCGGACCTGACCCGCCGCCTTGCCAGCGGCAAGGGGCAATATCTGCGCCGCCGCATCCTGCCCGAACAGGCCAATCGCGTGCATGCCATTGGCGAACCCGCGCTGAACCCGCCTGCGGAACCCAGCCGCTATTACCCCGAAGGCACGCTGGCCGCCCATGTGCTGGGCTATGTCGGTGCGGACGGCGGCGGCCATGTCGGCATGGAAGAAGTGTTCGACAAGCAGCTGACCGACCCTGCCACGCGCGGTGCGCCGGTGGCGCTGGCCATTGACGCCCGCGTTCAGGCCGCGCTGGAGGATGAACTTTACCGCGTGATGGGTCTGGCACAGGCCAAGGGCGCGGGCGGCATCGTGATGGATGTCGATACGGGGGAAGTGGTCGCGCTGGCTTCACTGCCCACCTTTGACCCCAACCATATCGACGAACGCGGCATGGAACTGATGTTCAACCGCGTGACCAATCAGGTTTACGAGCTTGGATCTACTTTCAAGCCGTTGTCGGTGGCGGCAGCGATCGATGCGGGCACGGTGGGCAATCTGGCGCGTCGCTGGCCGACTGGCGCGCCGCTGCGCGTGGGACGCTTTTCGATCCGTGACAGCCACACCATTGGCGCATCGCTGAATGTGCCCGAAATCCTGATGCATTCGTCGAATATCGGCACAGCGCAGATTGCGGACGAGCTGGGTTCGGCGCGCATGAAGGCCAAGATGGAGCAGCTGGGCTTTAACGAGCGGCCCCATATCGAACTGCCCGCACGCGGCTTTCCGATCTGGCGTTCGGGCGAATGGCCGCGGCTGACGACGATGACCGTGTCTTATGGCCATGGAATCGCGGTGACTCCGTTGCATCTGGCCAGTGCCTATGCCGCGATGGTGAACGGCGGCATCTGGCGCCCCGCCACGCTGAAAAAGCTGAACGCGGGCGAAGTGCCGCAGGGCCGCCGCGTGTTCAAGGAAGCGACCAGCGCCCGCATGCGCCAGATGCTGCGCATGATCGTCACCGACGGTACGGGGCGCAAGGCCGACGCGCCGGGCTTTCGCATTGGCGGCAAGACCGGCAGTGCCGAAAAGCCGGGTGCAGGCGGTTACAAGCGCACATCGCTTGTCACCACGTTCGCCAGCGCCTTTCCGATGGATAATCCGCGCTATGTCGTCGTCGCCATGATGGACGAGCCACAGGGCACGGCGGCCACGTCCTATCAGCGCACGGCGGCGTGGAACGCGGCCATGGTGGTGGGTAATGTCGTGCCGCGCATCGGCCCGATGCTGGGCGTTTATCCCGACGACAGCCGCGACATCGACCTTACCGATCTGCGCCCGCTGGTCGGGAAGGACGCGCACTGA
- the rsmH gene encoding 16S rRNA (cytosine(1402)-N(4))-methyltransferase RsmH, with the protein MTGPADPNAPHIPVLLDEVLAALSPRPGDVIIDATFGAGGYTRALLDAGAIVHGFDRDPTAIEAVHNNPAAWPELAGDAPRLILHPRRFSEMTGAMADAGVAQVDGVVMDIGVSSMQLDQAERGFAFSLDGPLDMRMSREGESAADFVNTADEGVIADVLYQYGEERQSRRVARAIVAARPLETTGQLAHVVRKALGYKPHMPKDPATRSFQAIRIHVNGELDELAAGLGAAEELLGAGGRLAVVSFHSLEDRMVKRFLRDASNSGAAPSRHLPDLRSSGRAAFEKPMRAVRATESEILRNPRSRSAVLRAAVRTAAPARPASERAFA; encoded by the coding sequence GTGACCGGCCCTGCTGATCCCAACGCCCCCCACATTCCCGTTCTGCTGGACGAAGTTCTCGCCGCGCTCTCCCCTCGGCCCGGCGATGTGATCATCGATGCCACTTTCGGCGCCGGTGGTTACACCCGCGCCCTGCTTGATGCAGGCGCAATCGTGCACGGCTTCGATCGTGACCCCACCGCGATCGAAGCCGTTCACAATAATCCCGCCGCATGGCCCGAACTGGCGGGCGATGCGCCGCGCCTGATCCTGCATCCGCGCCGCTTTTCCGAAATGACCGGCGCCATGGCCGATGCGGGTGTGGCGCAGGTCGATGGCGTGGTCATGGATATCGGCGTCTCGTCAATGCAGCTCGATCAGGCCGAGCGCGGCTTTGCCTTCTCGCTCGACGGGCCGTTGGACATGCGGATGAGCCGCGAGGGCGAGAGCGCCGCCGACTTCGTCAATACTGCCGACGAAGGCGTGATCGCCGACGTGCTGTACCAATATGGCGAAGAGCGCCAGTCGCGCCGCGTGGCCCGTGCCATTGTCGCGGCCCGTCCGCTGGAAACCACCGGCCAGCTTGCCCATGTGGTGCGCAAGGCGCTGGGCTATAAGCCGCATATGCCGAAGGACCCGGCAACCCGCAGCTTTCAGGCGATCCGCATCCATGTGAACGGCGAGCTGGACGAGCTGGCGGCGGGGCTGGGCGCGGCGGAAGAGCTGCTTGGCGCAGGCGGCCGTCTGGCAGTTGTAAGTTTCCACAGTCTTGAAGACCGCATGGTAAAGCGTTTCCTGCGCGATGCGTCTAATAGCGGTGCTGCGCCTTCGCGCCATCTGCCCGATTTGCGGTCGTCCGGACGTGCCGCCTTCGAAAAGCCGATGCGCGCCGTTCGCGCCACCGAATCCGAAATCCTGCGCAACCCGCGCTCCCGTTCTGCTGTGCTGCGCGCTGCCGTGCGCACGGCTGCTCCTGCTCGTCCCGCTTCCGAAAGGGCCTTCGCATGA
- a CDS encoding division/cell wall cluster transcriptional repressor MraZ: MASRPFIYRGQGFSLRGEKGRFVLPPSFRKVIRESSEDQRVLCVAKHDRFDCLTGFGLSRLDRLEEELDREEGRAYQAGREFDRDTRSAQLFGFQEVPFDDSGRFILPDFMVDLGGLDDQLFFQGGGAFFTIWNPERLMAMGPEWEAAKAACKAMMADAAKPSKGRGRK, encoded by the coding sequence GTGGCTTCAAGGCCATTCATCTACAGGGGGCAGGGCTTTTCGCTTCGCGGCGAAAAGGGCCGGTTCGTCCTGCCGCCCAGCTTCCGCAAGGTGATCCGCGAAAGTTCCGAAGACCAGCGCGTGCTGTGCGTTGCCAAGCATGACCGTTTCGACTGCCTGACCGGCTTTGGCCTGTCGCGCCTCGACCGGCTTGAGGAAGAGCTGGATCGCGAGGAAGGCCGTGCCTATCAGGCTGGCCGCGAATTCGACCGCGATACGCGCTCGGCCCAGCTTTTCGGTTTTCAGGAAGTGCCCTTCGACGATTCGGGCCGCTTCATCCTGCCCGATTTCATGGTCGATCTGGGCGGGTTGGACGACCAGCTGTTCTTTCAGGGCGGCGGCGCTTTCTTCACCATCTGGAACCCCGAACGCCTGATGGCGATGGGCCCCGAATGGGAGGCCGCCAAGGCTGCCTGCAAGGCGATGATGGCCGATGCCGCCAAGCCTTCCAAGGGAAGGGGGCGCAAGTGA
- a CDS encoding GldG family protein gives MIGACAGVALALAGCDAQQAAPAPADRPELAVMTSLPIFWAEGDVGAMLSGDHAGHWVKQALEARFRPVPVDRLTQIGDRGFLLLAQPRALAGDENVALDDWVRGGGHVLLLADPMLTAHSEYGLGDARAPQPVALLSPILARWGLELTFDPASSPNDGVSDGPLAIPVRMAGRWRLTGGGHESRCKLSENALVAHCQIGAGTALLLADAALVEDGDHPDESARAALEKLLDSAFGAPDA, from the coding sequence TTGATTGGCGCTTGCGCCGGTGTCGCGCTCGCGCTGGCGGGCTGCGATGCGCAGCAGGCCGCGCCCGCGCCCGCCGATCGTCCGGAACTGGCGGTGATGACCAGCCTGCCGATTTTCTGGGCCGAGGGCGATGTGGGCGCCATGTTGTCCGGGGATCATGCGGGACATTGGGTGAAACAGGCGCTGGAGGCGCGTTTCCGCCCCGTGCCGGTCGACCGGCTGACGCAGATCGGGGATCGGGGCTTTCTGCTGCTGGCGCAGCCGCGCGCGCTTGCGGGGGACGAGAATGTGGCGCTCGACGATTGGGTGCGCGGCGGCGGTCATGTGCTGCTCCTCGCCGATCCGATGCTGACGGCGCATAGCGAATACGGGCTTGGCGATGCGCGCGCGCCGCAGCCGGTCGCGCTATTGTCCCCGATATTGGCGCGCTGGGGTTTGGAACTGACCTTCGATCCCGCGTCGTCCCCGAATGATGGCGTTTCGGACGGGCCGCTTGCCATTCCGGTCAGGATGGCGGGACGCTGGCGGTTGACCGGCGGCGGCCATGAAAGCCGCTGTAAACTCAGCGAAAATGCACTGGTGGCGCATTGTCAGATCGGTGCGGGAACGGCGCTACTGCTGGCCGATGCCGCCTTGGTAGAGGACGGGGATCATCCCGACGAGTCGGCACGCGCGGCGCTGGAAAAGCTGTTGGACAGCGCGTTCGGGGCACCCGACGCATAG
- a CDS encoding cysteine synthase A, which translates to MNTIPDTVSLIGNTPLVRLKGPSEAAGCDIFGKCEFANPGASVKDRAALGIIRDAEERGELKPGGTVVEGTAGNTGIGIALVANARGYKTIIVMPDNQSQEKMATLRALGAELVTVPPTKFANPAHFVHTSRRLAGETPGAVWANQFDNIANRRAHIESTAPEIWEQMGGKIDGFTCAVGTGGTLAGVGMGLKAFDENVAIALSDPHGAALYEYYAHGELKAEGNSVAEGIGQGRITANLEDAPVDLQYRISDEEGLEWVRRLLAEEGLALGLSSGINVAGAVRLGQELTARLGRPARVATILCDTGFRYLSTLYNAAWLREKGLPVFPWLED; encoded by the coding sequence ATGAACACGATCCCTGACACCGTCTCTCTTATCGGCAACACGCCGCTCGTCCGCCTGAAGGGCCCCAGCGAAGCGGCTGGCTGCGACATCTTTGGCAAATGCGAATTCGCGAACCCGGGCGCCTCGGTCAAGGACCGCGCGGCGCTTGGCATCATTCGCGACGCGGAAGAACGCGGCGAGCTGAAGCCGGGCGGCACCGTTGTGGAGGGGACGGCGGGCAATACCGGCATCGGCATCGCGCTGGTCGCCAATGCGCGCGGGTACAAGACGATCATCGTCATGCCCGACAACCAGAGCCAGGAGAAAATGGCGACGCTGCGGGCGTTGGGGGCGGAACTCGTCACCGTGCCGCCCACGAAATTCGCCAATCCGGCCCATTTCGTCCACACCTCGCGCCGCCTGGCAGGGGAAACGCCGGGCGCGGTCTGGGCCAACCAGTTCGACAATATCGCCAACCGCCGCGCCCATATCGAAAGCACCGCGCCTGAAATCTGGGAACAGATGGGCGGCAAGATCGACGGTTTTACCTGCGCGGTCGGCACCGGCGGCACGCTGGCTGGCGTCGGCATGGGGCTAAAGGCGTTTGACGAGAATGTCGCCATCGCCCTGTCGGACCCGCATGGCGCGGCGCTGTATGAATATTACGCCCATGGCGAGCTGAAAGCCGAAGGTAATTCGGTGGCCGAAGGCATCGGGCAGGGGCGGATTACCGCCAATCTGGAAGATGCGCCGGTCGACCTGCAATATCGCATTTCGGACGAGGAAGGGCTGGAATGGGTTCGCCGCCTGCTGGCAGAGGAAGGGCTGGCGCTGGGCCTGTCGTCGGGCATCAATGTCGCGGGCGCCGTACGGCTGGGGCAGGAACTGACCGCAAGGCTGGGCCGTCCGGCGCGGGTGGCGACGATCCTGTGCGATACGGGTTTCCGCTATCTCTCCACGCTGTATAATGCGGCGTGGCTGCGCGAAAAGGGTCTGCCCGTGTTTCCGTGGCTGGAAGACTGA
- a CDS encoding heme exporter protein CcmB, whose protein sequence is MRMWLAILRRDLALLLTGGGRRGGAMLPVLFFLSVAILLPFAIGPDAAMLARTGGGIIWVAALLASILPLDRLVEPDLDQGFFDQWALRGMAEEWTMAARIAAHWLTFAPLLMLAALPAAALFNLPGDQLWRVELGLLAGTPGLAALGVMIAAITAGLRGGAALAGLLLLPLAVPVLIFGAGGLQEQGAGGIALAGAVSLVLLAIAPFAAGAAIRAARE, encoded by the coding sequence ATGCGCATGTGGCTGGCGATATTGCGCCGCGATCTGGCACTGTTGCTGACGGGCGGAGGGCGCCGCGGCGGGGCGATGCTGCCGGTGCTGTTCTTCCTGTCGGTAGCGATCCTGCTGCCTTTTGCCATCGGCCCCGATGCCGCGATGCTGGCGCGGACGGGCGGGGGCATCATCTGGGTCGCGGCATTGCTGGCCAGCATATTGCCGCTCGACCGGCTGGTCGAACCCGATCTGGATCAGGGATTCTTCGACCAATGGGCGCTGCGCGGCATGGCCGAGGAATGGACCATGGCCGCGCGGATTGCGGCACACTGGCTGACCTTTGCGCCGCTGCTGATGCTGGCGGCCCTGCCTGCCGCTGCATTGTTCAACCTGCCGGGCGATCAGTTGTGGCGCGTGGAACTGGGCCTTCTGGCGGGTACGCCGGGGCTGGCGGCGCTGGGCGTGATGATCGCCGCGATCACGGCGGGATTGCGCGGCGGGGCCGCTCTGGCAGGATTGTTGCTGTTGCCGCTTGCGGTGCCGGTGCTGATCTTCGGCGCGGGCGGATTGCAGGAACAGGGCGCGGGCGGCATCGCGCTGGCGGGCGCGGTCAGCCTTGTGCTGCTGGCCATCGCGCCCTTTGCCGCGGGCGCCGCGATCCGTGCCGCGCGGGAATAG
- the ccmA gene encoding heme ABC exporter ATP-binding protein CcmA, with protein MEAAAPTDLPTDLCSIAATGLACVRGDRMLFAGLSLDVTAGGALHLTGPNGSGKSSLMRILAGLLRPFAGTVTGKGSIALLDERPALDAHLPLGRALQFWARCDGVPASRLDEVAQATAITGLLDVPVRFLSTGQRKRAALARTIAGQAPVWLLDEPLNGLDNASVAMVEALAARHCASGGICIAASHQPIALPGGRVLNVADFAA; from the coding sequence ATGGAAGCCGCCGCCCCGACAGACCTGCCGACGGATCTTTGTTCGATCGCTGCCACCGGCCTTGCCTGCGTGCGCGGCGACCGGATGCTGTTCGCCGGCCTTTCGCTGGATGTCACGGCGGGCGGGGCGCTGCACCTGACCGGTCCGAACGGCAGCGGCAAATCCAGCCTGATGCGCATATTGGCAGGGCTCTTGCGGCCCTTTGCGGGCACGGTGACCGGCAAGGGATCGATCGCTCTGCTCGACGAACGGCCTGCTCTCGACGCGCATCTGCCGCTGGGCCGCGCGCTGCAATTCTGGGCGCGTTGCGACGGCGTGCCGGCATCGCGGCTTGACGAAGTGGCGCAGGCCACTGCGATTACCGGACTGCTCGATGTGCCGGTGCGTTTCCTGTCCACCGGTCAGCGCAAGCGCGCCGCCCTTGCGCGCACGATCGCAGGCCAGGCGCCGGTGTGGCTGCTGGACGAGCCGCTGAACGGTCTCGACAATGCTTCGGTGGCCATGGTCGAAGCATTGGCCGCCCGCCATTGCGCATCGGGCGGTATCTGCATTGCCGCCTCGCACCAGCCGATCGCCCTGCCGGGCGGGCGCGTGCTGAATGTCGCGGATTTCGCGGCATGA
- a CDS encoding 4a-hydroxytetrahydrobiopterin dehydratase: MVARLTETEIAAALDDLTGWTLRGDGLAITRTLTFKDFAEAFGFMSHIAILAEKADHHPEWFNVYNRVDITLTTHDAGGLSARDVALARQIDAAA, translated from the coding sequence ATGGTCGCCCGTCTGACCGAGACCGAAATCGCCGCCGCCCTTGACGATCTGACCGGCTGGACCCTGCGCGGGGACGGGCTGGCGATCACCCGCACGCTGACATTCAAGGATTTCGCCGAAGCGTTCGGTTTCATGAGCCATATCGCCATACTGGCCGAAAAGGCGGACCATCACCCCGAATGGTTCAATGTCTATAACCGCGTCGACATTACGCTAACCACGCATGATGCCGGCGGCCTGTCGGCCCGCGATGTCGCATTGGCGCGCCAGATCGACGCCGCCGCCTGA
- a CDS encoding DNA-3-methyladenine glycosylase, with the protein MGLKSANIRTGLDAIAARDPRWAAALAQHGYPEERIRPTGYRTLLRTIVGQQVSVAAADSVWRKLTGHLGEDIAPAALLQASFDDLRACGLSRQKQGYARSLCELVESGELDLNSLPDDDEDAIAQLVRIKGIGRWSAEIYLLFAEGRPDIWPAGDLAVQIAVGRLADMDERPSEKQTRAMGEAFRPHRGAAAIFAWHTYNSATL; encoded by the coding sequence ATGGGCTTGAAAAGCGCCAATATCCGCACGGGGCTGGACGCGATTGCGGCGCGCGACCCGCGCTGGGCCGCGGCGCTGGCGCAGCACGGATACCCTGAGGAACGAATCCGGCCCACCGGCTATCGCACATTGCTGCGCACCATTGTCGGGCAGCAGGTGTCGGTGGCGGCAGCCGATTCGGTGTGGCGCAAGCTGACCGGCCATCTGGGAGAGGACATCGCGCCTGCCGCACTGTTGCAGGCCAGTTTCGACGATTTGCGCGCCTGCGGCTTGTCGCGCCAGAAACAGGGTTATGCGCGTTCCCTGTGCGAGCTGGTGGAAAGCGGCGAGCTCGACCTGAACTCGCTGCCCGATGACGACGAGGACGCGATCGCGCAGCTGGTGCGGATCAAGGGCATCGGGCGATGGTCGGCCGAAATCTATCTGCTGTTTGCCGAGGGGCGGCCGGATATCTGGCCCGCGGGCGATCTGGCGGTGCAGATCGCGGTGGGGCGGCTGGCCGATATGGACGAGCGGCCAAGCGAAAAGCAGACCCGCGCGATGGGAGAGGCGTTTCGCCCCCATCGCGGCGCGGCAGCGATTTTCGCATGGCACACCTATAACAGCGCCACGCTTTGA